In the genome of Massilibacillus massiliensis, one region contains:
- a CDS encoding CtsR family transcriptional regulator produces the protein MSNIADLIEEYILRRLSREQDSKVELRRTEIADEIDCAPSQISYVLNTRFTIAKGFTVESRRGLGGFIRITRVPLQNIIYQDILNKINEETSLEDIKVIVRYLVQHGFIANREAAILFQVVPFIFAKMEEKERIDFLHTIFLTLANFS, from the coding sequence TTGAGTAATATAGCGGATTTAATAGAAGAATATATTCTACGGCGGTTATCGAGAGAGCAAGATAGTAAAGTAGAATTACGAAGGACTGAAATTGCAGATGAAATAGACTGTGCCCCTTCGCAGATCAGCTATGTATTGAATACAAGATTTACGATAGCAAAAGGATTCACGGTTGAATCCAGACGAGGTCTAGGGGGATTTATTCGTATCACCCGAGTGCCGTTGCAAAATATAATATATCAAGATATATTGAATAAAATAAATGAAGAGACTTCGCTAGAAGATATCAAAGTGATTGTTAGATATTTGGTACAGCATGGTTTTATTGCAAATCGTGAGGCTGCGATATTGTTTCAAGTTGTACCTTTTATTTTTGCAAAAATGGAGGAAAAAGAAAGAATCGATTTTCTGCATACTATTTTTTTGACTTTGGCCAATTTTTCTTAA
- a CDS encoding UvrB/UvrC motif-containing protein, with protein MLCDDCKKNQACVHLTQITHTQKIDKHLCEECAKKYGELIFNIDQKFSVNDFLAGMFNNGLVEVDNSQMKEMTCPNCGMTYSDFSRTGKIGCSICYATFAKKLEPLLRRIHGASSHIGKFPKRSGGKLGLKQRIKQMRNTLTTHVANEEYEQAAKLRDTIKELEKELHEDVE; from the coding sequence TTGTTATGTGATGATTGCAAAAAAAATCAAGCCTGTGTTCATCTTACGCAAATTACGCACACGCAAAAAATAGATAAACATTTATGCGAGGAGTGTGCCAAAAAATATGGAGAGCTGATTTTTAACATAGATCAAAAATTTTCAGTCAATGATTTTTTAGCTGGAATGTTTAATAATGGTTTGGTAGAAGTAGATAATTCTCAAATGAAAGAGATGACTTGTCCGAATTGTGGAATGACATATAGTGATTTCAGTCGCACCGGCAAAATTGGCTGCAGTATTTGTTATGCAACATTTGCTAAAAAGCTAGAGCCATTGCTTCGTCGGATTCATGGAGCAAGCAGCCATATAGGTAAATTTCCTAAACGTTCAGGCGGAAAGCTTGGCTTAAAACAAAGAATTAAGCAAATGCGTAATACATTAACAACGCATGTTGCCAATGAAGAATATGAGCAAGCTGCAAAGCTGCGGGATACAATTAAAGAACTTGAGAAAGAACTTCATGAGGATGTCGAATAG
- a CDS encoding metal ABC transporter substrate-binding protein: MRLRWIQIMAAIMVSALVLVGCGMNNTSEKTSKDKQKFNIVTSFYPMYIATINVTKGVEGVEVKNMTKPQTGCLHDYQLTPEDLKTLENANAFVVNGAGMEAFLDKVVKQQADLKIVDASKGITLLKEGDEENPHVWVSVSDAIQQVNQIADQLAAIDQVHAAQYKQNAAEYVKKLEALKTQMHKQIDSLPNKNIVTFHEAFPYFAKEFNLNIVSVIEREPGTEPSPKELEETIAKIKELNIKALFAEPQYPAGAAETISKETGAKVYTLDPVVTGEATPDSYDAYIQTMKKNAEVLETALK, encoded by the coding sequence ATGCGATTGAGATGGATTCAAATTATGGCCGCAATTATGGTCAGTGCGTTGGTTTTGGTTGGATGTGGGATGAATAATACAAGTGAAAAAACAAGTAAGGATAAACAAAAATTCAACATTGTTACATCTTTTTATCCGATGTACATAGCAACAATCAATGTAACAAAAGGTGTGGAAGGGGTCGAAGTCAAGAATATGACGAAACCTCAAACTGGGTGTTTACATGATTATCAATTAACACCGGAAGATTTAAAGACATTAGAGAATGCAAATGCTTTTGTTGTAAATGGTGCAGGGATGGAAGCATTTTTAGATAAAGTAGTTAAACAGCAAGCCGATTTAAAAATTGTTGATGCAAGTAAAGGCATTACTCTTTTAAAAGAAGGCGATGAGGAGAATCCACATGTGTGGGTTAGTGTGAGCGATGCAATTCAACAAGTGAATCAGATTGCAGATCAGTTAGCAGCAATTGATCAGGTACATGCGGCGCAGTATAAACAAAATGCCGCGGAATATGTTAAAAAATTAGAAGCATTAAAAACGCAGATGCATAAACAAATTGATTCGCTGCCAAATAAGAATATCGTTACATTCCATGAGGCTTTCCCTTATTTCGCTAAAGAATTTAATTTAAATATTGTGTCTGTTATCGAGCGTGAACCGGGAACGGAGCCTTCGCCAAAAGAATTGGAAGAAACGATTGCAAAGATCAAAGAGTTAAATATAAAAGCTCTGTTTGCTGAACCACAATATCCGGCTGGTGCAGCTGAAACAATCTCAAAAGAAACGGGTGCAAAGGTCTATACATTAGATCCAGTGGTAACGGGAGAAGCAACACCGGATTCTTATGATGCTTATATCCAAACGATGAAGAAAAATGCGGAAGTTTTAGAAACCGCCTTAAAATAA
- a CDS encoding protein arginine kinase: MSQEELFVKPLTLWMDGSGTDSDIVLSSRVRLARNIAGIPFPNRANLAQLAKVETSVQDVIEELEESTGKSYKSISIDKLSTLERNVLIEKHMISNNHIINPENRLVLVSADDRISIMVNEEDHLRIQCMVSGLDLGKTLEMANKIDDTVESKLDIAFTEDMGYLTSCPTNLGTGLRASVMVHLPGLVFTRQINKIMNASTQLGLAVRGLYGEGSEVIGNIFQISNQLTLGFSEQEIVDNLTSAVLEIMTHEKAARKALYAQAPDVVSDKVWRSYGVLKYARTISGNEALALLSEVRMGIDLNIIHNVPPSIFNELLVSSRSNYLQNLKNNGNLSPGEIDKQRAEMIRKVLTADTINKGVDSL; this comes from the coding sequence ATGTCACAGGAAGAATTATTCGTGAAACCGCTTACGTTGTGGATGGATGGAAGTGGTACAGATAGTGATATTGTACTGTCTAGTCGTGTTCGTTTGGCGAGAAATATAGCGGGGATTCCTTTCCCAAATAGAGCAAATTTAGCACAGTTAGCAAAAGTCGAAACTTCTGTTCAAGATGTGATTGAGGAGTTAGAAGAATCGACGGGAAAATCATATAAAAGTATTTCGATTGATAAATTGAGTACATTGGAACGCAATGTCTTAATTGAAAAACACATGATTAGCAATAATCATATTATAAATCCTGAAAATCGTTTAGTGCTTGTTAGTGCAGATGATAGGATTAGTATTATGGTCAATGAAGAAGATCATTTGCGTATTCAATGCATGGTGTCAGGACTCGATTTAGGAAAAACACTTGAAATGGCAAATAAAATTGACGATACAGTGGAATCGAAGCTTGATATAGCTTTTACAGAAGATATGGGATATTTAACATCGTGTCCGACAAATTTAGGTACAGGTCTTCGGGCTTCTGTGATGGTACATTTACCGGGACTGGTTTTTACACGGCAAATTAATAAGATTATGAATGCTTCTACTCAATTAGGATTAGCTGTTCGAGGCTTGTATGGTGAAGGTAGTGAAGTGATTGGAAATATTTTTCAAATATCAAATCAGTTAACTTTAGGATTTAGTGAACAGGAAATTGTAGATAATCTAACGAGTGCTGTTTTAGAGATTATGACCCATGAAAAAGCGGCACGAAAAGCCTTATATGCACAGGCACCTGATGTTGTGAGTGATAAAGTTTGGCGATCTTACGGGGTTTTAAAATATGCGAGAACGATTTCAGGTAACGAGGCGCTCGCATTGCTGAGTGAAGTACGAATGGGGATTGATTTGAATATTATTCATAATGTTCCTCCAAGTATATTTAATGAATTATTGGTTTCAAGTCGGAGTAATTACTTGCAAAATTTAAAGAATAATGGGAATTTATCACCGGGTGAGATTGATAAACAAAGAGCGGAAATGATTCGGAAAGTGTTAACAGCTGATACGATA